One segment of Desulfovibrio inopinatus DSM 10711 DNA contains the following:
- the ileS gene encoding isoleucine--tRNA ligase — translation MSDYKKTLSLPRTKFPMRANLRQKEPELLKFWEKNDVYGKMVEKHADKPDYVLHDGPPYANGHLHMGHALNKIIKDIIVKSRHFMGFRAQYIPGWDCHGLPIELKVEQETKFDKKDIPIIKVRRKCRSYAEKFVKIQRQEFQRMGIFGVWNNPYLTMNPEYESATAYTLGEFVENGSVVRGKKPIHWCISCETALAEAEVEYADHTSPSIFVRFPLTDTTLNSVLPEADTDNTYAVIWTTTPWTLPDNMAVALHPEFEYVLVSCDGSDYIVAKELLESCAEKFGWENYSIKTEILGEKLIGLVAQHPFYDRPSPLVAADYVTLDTGTGLVHTAPGHGREDFETGLRNNLEVLSPIDDEGRFLDVVPYFAGKTIFEANPLVIEKLQEVGHLLGQEKIKHSYPHCWRCKEPVIFRATTQWFISMEKNDLREKALNAIEKDVQWIPSWGRERIHGMIANRPDWCISRQRMWGVPIIALLCKKCDHAYFDPNWVKEIANRFAGHKFGCDYWFEADIKDLVPEGLTCPECGGTEFDKEDDILDVWFDSGTSFAAVLEKRPECRFPADMYLEGSDQHRGWFHSSLLASIGTRGVAPYKSVLTHGYVVDGDGRKMSKSLGNGILPQEIIDQHGAEILRIWVASVNYQDDVRISEEILARLVEAYRRIRNTCRFILGNISDFDPTTDCVADAEMLPLDRYAQDTAFREYDHIQQAYLKYEFHKTFHGLYNMCITDLSAFYLDIIKDRLYVTAPKSLERRSAQTALWRILSVLLKCMAPVLSFTAEEIYQHMPESQRGPGSTVFEFAFEPDQNLRMPEEERGRMDLVADIKTETARVAEPLRKAGDIGHPLDAAVTLYVSESLKSELDAIPGIDLREILIASTVTVKPLEEAPDTAVMAEELEGLGIVIELAPGEKCERCWIKTTERGSNTEHPDVCPRCAAVISTL, via the coding sequence ATGAGCGATTACAAAAAGACGTTGAGCCTGCCCCGAACGAAGTTTCCTATGCGGGCCAACCTGCGCCAAAAGGAACCGGAACTGCTGAAGTTCTGGGAAAAAAACGATGTCTATGGCAAAATGGTCGAGAAACATGCGGACAAACCTGACTATGTCCTCCATGACGGCCCTCCTTATGCCAACGGGCACCTGCACATGGGGCATGCCCTCAACAAAATCATCAAAGATATTATCGTTAAATCACGGCATTTTATGGGATTTCGCGCACAGTACATTCCCGGTTGGGACTGTCACGGACTGCCCATTGAACTGAAAGTCGAACAGGAAACAAAATTCGACAAAAAAGATATTCCCATTATCAAAGTTCGGCGTAAATGTCGTTCGTACGCTGAAAAATTTGTAAAAATCCAGCGCCAGGAATTTCAGCGCATGGGTATTTTCGGCGTGTGGAACAATCCCTACCTGACCATGAATCCCGAGTATGAATCGGCAACGGCCTATACGCTTGGGGAATTTGTGGAAAACGGCAGTGTCGTGCGCGGCAAAAAACCCATTCACTGGTGTATTTCTTGTGAAACGGCTCTGGCCGAAGCGGAAGTCGAATATGCTGATCACACTTCGCCTTCTATTTTCGTTCGATTTCCCTTGACCGATACCACACTGAATTCCGTTTTACCCGAAGCAGATACAGACAATACGTATGCGGTTATCTGGACCACGACCCCTTGGACACTTCCCGACAACATGGCCGTGGCACTGCATCCAGAGTTCGAATACGTGCTCGTCTCCTGTGACGGCAGCGATTATATTGTCGCGAAAGAATTACTGGAAAGCTGTGCAGAAAAATTTGGTTGGGAAAACTATTCCATCAAAACGGAAATTCTCGGCGAAAAGCTTATCGGTCTCGTTGCACAGCATCCATTTTACGACCGACCTTCCCCATTGGTTGCAGCAGACTATGTTACCTTGGACACCGGAACCGGTTTGGTTCATACAGCGCCAGGACATGGTCGGGAAGACTTTGAAACCGGCTTGCGGAACAATCTCGAAGTGCTGTCGCCGATTGACGACGAAGGCCGATTTCTCGATGTTGTCCCCTACTTTGCCGGAAAGACTATTTTCGAGGCCAATCCTCTTGTTATCGAAAAATTGCAGGAAGTTGGTCATTTGCTTGGGCAAGAAAAAATCAAGCATTCCTACCCGCACTGCTGGCGCTGCAAAGAGCCGGTTATTTTTCGGGCAACCACCCAGTGGTTCATTTCCATGGAAAAAAACGATCTGCGAGAGAAAGCTCTGAACGCCATTGAGAAGGATGTCCAATGGATTCCTTCATGGGGACGCGAGCGCATCCATGGCATGATTGCCAACCGTCCAGACTGGTGTATTTCTCGTCAGCGCATGTGGGGCGTTCCCATTATCGCTCTCCTCTGCAAGAAATGCGATCATGCCTATTTCGATCCCAATTGGGTCAAAGAAATCGCGAATCGATTCGCTGGCCATAAATTTGGGTGTGACTACTGGTTCGAAGCCGATATTAAGGATCTTGTCCCCGAAGGCCTGACATGTCCCGAATGCGGTGGCACAGAATTCGACAAAGAAGACGACATCCTTGATGTTTGGTTCGATTCTGGGACGAGCTTTGCTGCAGTTCTCGAAAAACGTCCGGAATGTCGATTTCCGGCCGATATGTACCTGGAAGGTTCGGACCAACACCGTGGCTGGTTCCACAGTTCGCTCCTTGCCTCCATTGGCACACGTGGTGTTGCTCCATACAAATCCGTGTTAACCCACGGCTATGTTGTCGACGGCGATGGACGAAAAATGTCCAAGTCGCTTGGCAATGGTATCCTGCCCCAGGAAATCATTGACCAACACGGGGCAGAGATTCTGCGGATTTGGGTCGCCTCGGTGAATTACCAGGATGATGTACGCATCTCCGAAGAAATTCTCGCACGATTGGTTGAAGCCTACCGTCGTATCCGCAACACATGCCGCTTCATCCTGGGCAATATCAGCGACTTCGATCCGACGACAGATTGTGTTGCCGACGCCGAGATGCTGCCTCTTGATCGCTATGCACAAGATACGGCATTCCGTGAATATGACCATATTCAACAGGCCTATTTGAAATATGAATTTCATAAGACCTTCCATGGCCTGTACAACATGTGCATCACCGATTTGAGTGCGTTTTATCTCGACATCATTAAGGACAGACTGTATGTGACCGCCCCCAAAAGCTTGGAACGCCGTTCTGCACAAACAGCGTTGTGGCGCATTTTGAGTGTACTTCTGAAGTGTATGGCACCGGTGCTGAGTTTCACTGCCGAAGAAATTTACCAGCACATGCCGGAAAGCCAGCGCGGTCCCGGATCGACGGTCTTCGAATTTGCGTTTGAACCCGACCAGAACCTGCGTATGCCTGAAGAAGAACGCGGCCGTATGGATTTAGTTGCAGACATCAAGACTGAAACCGCTCGCGTGGCAGAACCTTTGAGAAAAGCCGGTGATATTGGTCATCCGCTGGATGCCGCCGTCACGCTGTATGTCTCCGAAAGTCTCAAAAGCGAGCTTGATGCCATCCCTGGTATCGACCTGCGTGAGATTCTTATTGCTTCGACCGTCACGGTGAAGCCGTTAGAGGAAGCACCGGATACTGCAGTTATGGCCGAAGAACTGGAAGGACTTGGCATTGTCATCGAGCTTGCGCCTGGTGAAAAATGCGAGCGCTGCTGGATCAAAACAACAGAACGTGGCAGCAACACCGAGCACCCTGATGTATGCCCGCGCTGTGCTGCTGTGATTTCCACCCTTTAG
- the lspA gene encoding signal peptidase II, translating to MAKRYIIAIGLAVCIIILDQATKAYIASTMTLWSSFPVVDNFFNIVFVLNRGAAFGFLNNADSNWQAYFFIGITCLALVLIWSMLKRSHNEDTLFNASLGLVLGGAIGNLVDRIRLGEVIDFLDFQFGSYHWPAFNVADIAITTGALLLALCLLFSGKDGHDRSL from the coding sequence ATGGCAAAACGCTATATTATCGCCATTGGCCTGGCTGTATGTATTATCATCCTGGATCAGGCAACGAAAGCATACATTGCATCGACCATGACATTGTGGAGTTCGTTTCCCGTTGTGGATAATTTCTTCAACATTGTCTTTGTCCTCAACCGAGGAGCAGCATTTGGTTTTCTCAACAATGCCGATTCGAACTGGCAGGCATATTTTTTTATAGGAATAACCTGCCTGGCATTGGTGTTAATCTGGTCGATGTTGAAACGTTCTCATAACGAAGACACCCTGTTCAATGCGTCTCTCGGGCTTGTTCTAGGCGGAGCAATCGGCAATCTTGTCGATCGGATCCGCCTTGGAGAAGTCATCGATTTTCTTGATTTCCAATTTGGCAGCTACCACTGGCCAGCGTTCAATGTCGCTGATATCGCCATTACAACCGGTGCCCTGCTGTTGGCGCTCTGTCTTCTTTTTTCAGGAAAGGACGGGCATGACCGCTCGCTTTAA
- a CDS encoding PLDc N-terminal domain-containing protein: protein MFGLSNIDAQQMIWIYVIALIPALPNLWAIWHAFRRNFPTVNEKMIWIAAAVFVPIIGGLAYIFFGRKRGQLPE, encoded by the coding sequence ATGTTTGGACTGTCAAATATCGACGCGCAGCAGATGATCTGGATCTATGTGATCGCCCTTATTCCCGCTCTTCCCAACCTCTGGGCTATTTGGCACGCATTTCGCCGGAATTTCCCAACGGTCAATGAAAAGATGATTTGGATTGCTGCGGCCGTCTTTGTTCCTATTATTGGTGGATTGGCCTACATCTTTTTTGGACGTAAACGAGGACAATTGCCTGAATGA
- the ybgF gene encoding tol-pal system protein YbgF, which produces MKKHHLSQLAVASACGLMLLSGCAGKKNVSTATMPGASQSSSLSTPADMWADLDSLKGEVRRLSSSVEELRYQVDSVAGSGNGESLSDRVGALEANVAQIASQLAIELERPVRPTRSQQQGSRIGIATAPPIPSEPTTVSVVPAPASPPYSATTTTPPSSPSQGEPIVYETQKAYVPSGTTGTSATPVARSEASESSKAMYERGLEAFKNRQYDQAIAVWKDFVSSYPSDSLAPNALFWQGEAYYQKGDFANAALMYQDVIEKYSSSNKYPAAMLKQGISFMRMGNKSAGAIVLKDLISKYPNSAEATRAKNVLASL; this is translated from the coding sequence ATGAAGAAACATCATCTGTCCCAATTGGCAGTAGCCAGCGCATGCGGCTTGATGCTTTTAAGCGGTTGTGCCGGAAAGAAAAATGTCTCAACGGCAACCATGCCGGGCGCATCGCAATCATCTTCTTTGTCTACACCAGCAGACATGTGGGCTGACCTTGATTCACTTAAAGGGGAAGTCAGACGGTTGTCCTCCAGTGTAGAAGAACTCCGATATCAGGTCGATTCCGTTGCCGGTTCGGGAAATGGAGAATCGCTTTCGGACCGCGTGGGCGCACTTGAAGCCAATGTTGCTCAAATTGCTTCACAGTTGGCTATAGAACTGGAACGACCGGTCAGGCCGACCCGTTCTCAGCAGCAAGGTTCGAGAATTGGCATCGCCACAGCTCCGCCAATTCCCTCCGAACCCACTACAGTATCAGTGGTGCCTGCACCGGCATCACCACCTTATTCTGCCACGACGACAACGCCCCCCAGTAGCCCGTCGCAAGGGGAACCTATCGTCTACGAAACTCAAAAAGCCTATGTTCCTTCCGGAACAACTGGCACAAGCGCAACACCTGTAGCGCGTAGTGAAGCTTCAGAGTCGTCCAAAGCGATGTATGAGCGTGGTCTTGAGGCGTTCAAAAATCGGCAATATGACCAAGCGATTGCTGTATGGAAAGACTTTGTTTCGTCGTATCCCTCCGACTCCCTGGCCCCGAATGCTCTCTTCTGGCAAGGTGAAGCGTATTATCAAAAAGGAGATTTTGCCAACGCCGCCCTGATGTATCAGGACGTCATTGAAAAATATTCCTCGAGCAACAAATATCCGGCAGCCATGCTCAAACAAGGTATCTCGTTTATGCGCATGGGCAATAAAAGTGCCGGAGCCATCGTTCTGAAGGATCTAATTTCAAAATATCCAAATTCAGCTGAAGCAACGCGCGCCAAAAATGTGCTTGCTTCTCTGTAA
- a CDS encoding NIL domain-containing protein: MPQNSFRKIIYLSFDADVMNQPVVCNLSRNFDLCFNILKAQITPRQEGHMIMEISGLADAYQDGMDYLKEHGVTISGVEQKISRDEASCIHCGMCTALCPTKALSIDLQSRFVTFDLEKCSACGMCTTVCPVKAMDVQLDNGS; the protein is encoded by the coding sequence ATGCCGCAAAACAGCTTTCGTAAAATCATTTACCTCTCTTTTGATGCTGATGTCATGAATCAACCCGTCGTTTGTAACCTGTCACGCAATTTTGATTTGTGCTTCAATATCCTCAAAGCACAAATCACTCCTCGACAGGAAGGACATATGATCATGGAGATCAGCGGATTGGCCGATGCATATCAGGACGGCATGGATTATCTCAAAGAGCATGGTGTGACAATTTCAGGTGTCGAGCAAAAGATATCTCGAGACGAAGCATCGTGTATCCACTGTGGAATGTGCACGGCCCTGTGTCCAACCAAAGCACTGTCCATTGATTTACAATCACGTTTTGTCACATTTGATTTGGAAAAATGTTCGGCCTGTGGCATGTGCACAACCGTCTGTCCTGTCAAAGCCATGGATGTTCAACTCGACAATGGATCGTAA
- a CDS encoding protein phosphatase CheZ yields the protein MFDSDKILQEMMQKLSMEIVANLRDNITQAIESEISRNLSKSIVESEFYRRLNQDMRQGLQNIYKEINSAKQGGGSSSASSSAAAAVVPGEADQLFNEAADQLDQVLQTTEEATSNIMDIIEKHMDIQSKSNEILHSMQAGSVNEDELNALRIANDELNQDLMEIMTTLSFQDLTGQRIKLIISALKKVERIVLDLYLSTGLKMKAREKEPEKSLEDIDADANKTVNDLKGPQSDVKQNDVDDLLAQLGL from the coding sequence ATGTTCGATAGCGATAAAATTCTGCAAGAAATGATGCAGAAGCTTTCCATGGAGATTGTCGCCAATCTTCGTGACAATATCACCCAAGCCATTGAGAGTGAGATATCACGCAACCTGTCCAAAAGCATCGTTGAAAGCGAATTCTATCGCCGTCTCAACCAGGACATGCGCCAAGGCCTCCAGAATATTTACAAGGAAATTAATTCGGCCAAACAAGGTGGCGGTTCTTCCAGCGCATCATCATCAGCAGCAGCAGCAGTCGTCCCAGGAGAAGCAGATCAGCTTTTCAATGAAGCGGCCGACCAACTCGACCAGGTTTTACAGACGACAGAAGAAGCAACCTCGAATATAATGGATATCATTGAGAAACATATGGATATCCAGTCAAAGTCCAATGAGATTTTACATAGCATGCAGGCTGGTTCGGTGAATGAGGATGAACTGAACGCACTCCGTATAGCGAATGACGAACTCAATCAGGATCTTATGGAAATCATGACAACGTTGAGTTTCCAGGATCTCACCGGACAACGTATCAAGCTCATCATTTCAGCATTGAAGAAGGTTGAACGCATCGTTCTTGATCTGTATCTCAGCACAGGTCTGAAAATGAAGGCCCGTGAGAAAGAGCCGGAAAAGAGCCTGGAAGACATCGATGCCGATGCCAATAAAACGGTCAACGACCTCAAAGGCCCGCAGAGCGATGTCAAACAGAACGATGTCGACGATCTGCTTGCCCAGCTTGGTTTGTAA
- a CDS encoding CgeB family protein, with protein MPSVRVLVVLPLYGGSLPVGRFVMSALTSLGHTVEAFEAPDFYSAFTALKELRVFPEKYDYLEHEFVQFLSKAILAKVETFEPDLVLSMAQAPLSRQALKRLRRDKVPTAMWFVEDHRVFPYWEVFAPLYDFFFVIQKEPFLSKLAGIGVENAMYLPMAADPNHHRPLELTVQEKRKYGSDISFLGAGYPNRRVAFRELLGFDLKIWGTEWDGDANLAPYVQEEGRRIDPATAVKIYNASKINLNLHSSMQAKTLVTGDDFVNPRTFELAMCGAFQLVDNRQLLSEHFSSDELVTFDSMEGLKAQIDTMLRDEDARHVMAQRARTRALAEHTYAARMQCLLDFVASRLPGWPHRASYDTALSELPEAIRQQVGQLLERHGLRPEVSFTDLVWTLRKQSDPLSEMETAILFLDEWQKQYGRQH; from the coding sequence ATGCCCTCTGTTCGTGTTCTTGTTGTGTTGCCTCTGTACGGCGGGTCGCTGCCCGTTGGCCGATTTGTCATGTCTGCGTTGACTTCTTTGGGACATACCGTTGAAGCGTTTGAAGCCCCTGATTTTTACTCCGCGTTTACCGCCTTGAAAGAGCTGCGGGTTTTTCCCGAGAAATACGACTACCTCGAGCACGAGTTCGTTCAATTTCTTTCCAAGGCGATACTGGCCAAAGTAGAGACATTCGAACCTGATCTTGTGTTGTCTATGGCACAGGCACCATTGTCTCGTCAGGCGCTCAAACGGTTGCGGCGGGATAAGGTACCGACGGCGATGTGGTTTGTCGAAGATCACCGTGTTTTTCCGTATTGGGAAGTCTTCGCGCCATTGTATGATTTCTTTTTTGTCATTCAAAAGGAGCCGTTTCTTTCGAAACTTGCTGGAATCGGCGTTGAAAATGCGATGTACCTTCCTATGGCCGCCGATCCGAATCATCATCGTCCTTTGGAGTTGACGGTACAAGAGAAGCGGAAATATGGCTCGGATATTTCATTTCTCGGTGCAGGATACCCCAATCGGCGTGTCGCCTTCCGGGAATTACTCGGTTTTGATCTGAAGATTTGGGGAACAGAATGGGATGGCGACGCGAACTTGGCACCGTATGTTCAGGAAGAAGGTCGGCGAATTGATCCTGCTACAGCAGTGAAAATTTACAATGCATCGAAAATCAATCTCAATCTGCATTCCAGCATGCAAGCGAAAACGCTCGTTACTGGCGATGATTTCGTGAATCCACGAACTTTTGAACTCGCCATGTGTGGAGCCTTTCAACTTGTAGACAATCGGCAATTACTTTCAGAGCACTTTTCGTCCGATGAACTCGTCACTTTTGATTCCATGGAAGGACTCAAAGCGCAAATAGACACGATGCTGCGTGATGAGGACGCACGCCATGTCATGGCGCAACGCGCTCGAACGCGTGCTTTGGCCGAACATACCTATGCTGCACGCATGCAATGTCTGCTTGATTTTGTCGCCTCGCGTCTGCCAGGCTGGCCGCATCGGGCATCATATGACACGGCGTTATCCGAGCTTCCAGAAGCGATTCGTCAACAAGTTGGCCAACTGTTGGAACGCCATGGACTGCGCCCAGAAGTCTCTTTTACGGATCTCGTCTGGACTTTGCGCAAACAGAGTGATCCATTAAGTGAAATGGAAACGGCCATCCTGTTTCTCGATGAATGGCAGAAACAGTATGGCCGTCAACATTGA
- a CDS encoding glycosyltransferase family 9 protein: MQHILVIQLARFGDIIQTKRLVATLRARHNTTVHLLVDASMVSVAGLLYPDVVVHAIDAHAGAGHTDMSQRFDWTLKTLSALRSIGFERVYNINYSGMSQALSTLFDPDIVRGYALSHGQATKTDWSRLGFRLTANRRTSCLNLVDFWAHFTRQPLPADQVNPIPQSSGGGIGVALAGRNARRSLPPALLARATMTMVHSMGARRIVLLGTAAESASAREFMQHLKPGFLEKATDLTGKTSFADLFEIVSGLDRLLTPDTGLMHLAAHVGTPVTAFFLSSAWCHETGPYGPGHMIWQAVFPCSPCLESRPCPIKTACRTPFEDPTFPRCLAKPQAASLPQGLVGFSTELDALGVRCVPRYGEDDREKEREYVRSFLLRHLELSSPGAVPLSSEQAGTLYSEPMWMLRFDHGRGDTLQFLSPAQ; encoded by the coding sequence ATGCAGCATATACTTGTTATTCAATTGGCCCGTTTCGGCGATATCATCCAGACGAAACGTCTCGTTGCAACGTTACGCGCACGACATAATACGACTGTCCATCTTCTTGTAGATGCGTCCATGGTTTCCGTTGCAGGGTTGTTGTATCCTGATGTTGTCGTCCATGCTATTGATGCCCATGCCGGAGCAGGGCATACCGATATGTCCCAGCGATTTGACTGGACACTCAAGACGCTTTCCGCATTGCGTAGCATTGGGTTTGAGCGTGTTTACAATATCAATTATTCGGGCATGAGCCAGGCCCTCTCCACGCTGTTCGATCCTGATATCGTGCGAGGGTATGCGTTATCTCACGGACAGGCGACAAAAACCGACTGGAGTAGGCTCGGGTTTCGACTCACCGCCAATAGACGAACAAGTTGTCTCAATCTCGTTGATTTTTGGGCGCATTTTACGCGTCAGCCTCTTCCTGCAGATCAAGTGAATCCAATACCGCAATCATCCGGAGGAGGGATTGGCGTTGCACTCGCTGGCCGCAACGCCCGTCGTAGCCTGCCTCCAGCACTGTTGGCTCGTGCCACTATGACCATGGTTCACAGTATGGGGGCACGCCGGATTGTTTTATTGGGCACAGCAGCAGAATCAGCCTCGGCACGAGAGTTTATGCAACATCTCAAGCCTGGGTTTCTCGAAAAAGCAACCGACCTGACCGGGAAAACATCGTTTGCCGATCTTTTTGAAATCGTATCCGGGCTTGATCGTCTTCTTACTCCCGATACAGGACTCATGCATTTAGCTGCGCATGTTGGAACTCCGGTAACGGCATTCTTTCTCTCGTCGGCCTGGTGTCATGAAACTGGACCGTATGGTCCGGGACATATGATCTGGCAGGCGGTATTCCCGTGTTCTCCCTGTCTCGAATCCAGGCCGTGTCCAATAAAAACCGCTTGTCGTACTCCCTTTGAAGACCCCACATTTCCACGTTGTCTCGCCAAACCGCAAGCAGCATCTCTTCCTCAAGGACTTGTCGGATTTTCCACGGAACTCGATGCACTTGGCGTTCGTTGCGTACCTCGGTATGGAGAAGACGACCGTGAAAAAGAACGGGAATATGTGCGTTCTTTTTTACTTCGCCATCTTGAATTGTCGTCCCCTGGTGCCGTTCCTCTGTCCTCTGAACAGGCTGGGACCTTGTATTCAGAGCCTATGTGGATGTTGCGCTTTGACCATGGCCGGGGAGATACCTTGCAATTTCTGTCGCCTGCACAGTGA
- a CDS encoding precorrin-2 dehydrogenase/sirohydrochlorin ferrochelatase family protein: MRYYPIFIDLKDKRCLVVGAGGVGIRKVEGLLEANPKELLVVDITAPSPKLSRLLDDPRVVFANRSFVETDLNGRFLVIASTSNDMLNAEISRLCHARGILCNIIDQPEKCSFIVPAVHNRGELTVAVSTGGASPALARKIRRELDTVFGEEYAAMLTLMRRLRPVIIDLGYPSTVNSEFFRRLVHSDLMDALAAQDRSRAKAALEEILPPEAHPRIEDLLHDLC, encoded by the coding sequence ATGCGATATTACCCTATTTTTATCGACCTCAAAGATAAGCGCTGTCTTGTTGTTGGCGCTGGAGGTGTCGGCATTCGTAAAGTCGAGGGGCTGCTGGAGGCCAACCCGAAGGAGCTTCTCGTGGTTGATATTACTGCCCCTTCCCCAAAGCTGTCACGACTCCTTGATGATCCCCGCGTCGTTTTCGCCAACCGGTCCTTCGTCGAAACAGACCTCAATGGACGATTTCTTGTGATAGCTTCCACAAGCAATGACATGTTAAACGCTGAAATCAGTCGACTGTGTCATGCTCGCGGTATATTATGCAATATTATTGATCAACCTGAGAAATGCAGTTTTATTGTACCCGCTGTTCATAATCGAGGAGAATTGACCGTTGCTGTCTCTACAGGGGGAGCCAGCCCGGCTCTCGCGCGTAAAATTCGTCGTGAACTCGATACCGTTTTCGGTGAAGAATACGCCGCCATGCTCACCCTCATGCGTCGACTGCGACCGGTTATCATTGACTTGGGTTATCCTTCCACAGTAAACTCGGAATTTTTCAGAAGGTTGGTCCATTCCGACCTTATGGACGCCCTTGCTGCGCAAGATCGAAGCCGGGCCAAAGCAGCTCTGGAAGAAATTTTACCTCCAGAGGCGCATCCACGGATTGAGGATTTGCTTCATGACCTTTGCTAA
- a CDS encoding cytochrome C assembly family protein encodes MTFANVLSIAVIALYLLGAGMLFVGVLKESSTAKKLAYCLTGSGFFCHTTLLVVTLFAGRAEVLAQSNFYISLLAWSVVLIYFVIWWKLRLQFLGLGAAPLALTLYLSAYATTGVRVSLPAYLSGLFFGLHIGTLFIAISLLTMACAAGVMYLYLERKIKTKEKLAGFAKALPSLSAIDRANQWAVVVGFPLYTLGLVTGFIWAGLTWNKVFSWDPKEVVAVIIWLLFAFLFHQRTMLGWQGRKTAWLAIWVFALTFLSMLGINFLLPTHHSFAA; translated from the coding sequence ATGACCTTTGCTAATGTGCTCTCTATTGCCGTCATCGCCCTGTATTTGCTTGGAGCAGGGATGCTTTTCGTCGGAGTGCTCAAAGAGAGCTCCACGGCCAAGAAACTCGCGTATTGTCTTACCGGCTCGGGGTTCTTCTGCCATACCACACTTCTTGTTGTTACCCTGTTCGCCGGGAGAGCTGAAGTTCTGGCACAAAGCAACTTCTATATCAGCCTTCTCGCGTGGTCGGTTGTTTTGATCTACTTTGTTATCTGGTGGAAGCTCCGCTTGCAATTTCTTGGTCTTGGCGCGGCTCCACTGGCACTGACACTCTACTTGTCTGCGTACGCCACAACCGGCGTTCGAGTTTCATTGCCGGCCTATCTGAGCGGTTTGTTCTTTGGTTTGCATATCGGCACATTATTTATCGCCATAAGCCTCTTGACCATGGCTTGCGCGGCCGGTGTCATGTATTTATATCTTGAACGAAAAATCAAAACCAAAGAAAAACTGGCTGGCTTCGCCAAAGCACTCCCCTCGTTATCCGCCATCGATCGTGCGAACCAATGGGCCGTTGTTGTAGGATTTCCTTTGTACACATTGGGGCTCGTTACGGGCTTCATTTGGGCCGGTCTGACGTGGAATAAGGTGTTTTCCTGGGATCCCAAGGAAGTGGTAGCCGTTATTATCTGGCTGCTTTTTGCCTTTTTGTTCCACCAGCGTACCATGCTCGGCTGGCAGGGACGAAAGACAGCCTGGCTGGCCATCTGGGTATTTGCGTTGACCTTTTTATCCATGCTCGGCATCAATTTTCTGTTGCCGACCCACCATAGCTTTGCAGCCTAA